CGATCGCGTCGGGCGTCGTCCCCAGGATCGGGATCCCGGCCGCTTCCAGAGCCCGCGCGAGGTTGAGCGGGGTCTGGCCGCCGAACTGCACGATCACGCCGACTAGCTCGCCATTCTGCTGCTCGGTGTGCAGAATCTCCAGCACGTCCTCGGCCGTCAGCGGCTCGAAATACAGCCGGTCGGACGTGTCATAGTCGGTCGACACCGTCTCCGGGTTGCAGTTGACCATGATCGTCTCATAGCCCGCGTCCGCCAGCGCGAAGCACGCATGGCAGCAGCAATAATCGAACTCGATCCCCTGCCCGATCCGGTTCGGCCCGCCGCCCAGGATCACGACCTTCCGCCGCGCACTCGGCTCGGACTCGTTCTCCGGCTCGCCGAAGCTCGGCGCCTCGTAGGTCGAGTACATGTACGGCGTCTTCGCCTCGAACTCGGCCGCGCAGGTGTCGATCCGCTTGAACACCGGTCGCACGCCCAGCTTGTGCCGATGCGCGCGCACCTCGTCCTCGGTGACGCCGCCGGTCATCGCCTTGACGACCTCGTGCACCAGCCCCGACCCACGCGCGATCCCGCGGCTCATGCCGCGCAGGTTCGCCGACTGCAGCGCCAGCCAGGCGAGCCTTTTGTCGCTGAACCCCATCGCCTTCAACCGCCGCATGCCGGGCGCGTCGATCGGCAGCCCGTCCTTCATCACCTCGGCCTCGGCCGCGACGATTTCCGCAATCCGTTCGAGAAACCAGGGGTCGTAGAAGGTGATCGCGTGGATCTCCGCGACCGTGAAGCCTTCCCGGAGAGCTTGGGCCGCGACCAGCAGCCGGTCGGGCGTCGGCAGCGCCAGCGCCGCCTCGATCTCGCCGCGGGGTGCGCCGACGAGGTGATCGATCTGGTTGAACCCGCTCAGCCCGGTCTCGAGCCCGCGGAGTGCCTTCTGCATCGATTCATGGATGGACCGGCCGATCGCCATCACCTCGCCGACCGACTTCATCGCGGTGCCGAGCAGGTTGTCGGCGCCCTTGAACTTCTCGAAGGCAAAGCGGGGGATCTTGGTGACGACGTAATCGATCGTCGGCTCGAAGCTCGCCGGCGTCGCGCCGGTGATGTCGTTGGTGATCTCGTCGAGCGTGTAGCCGACCGCGAGCTTCGCCGCGACCTTGGCGATCGGGAAGCCCGTCGCCTTCGATGCCAGCGCCGACGACCGCGACACGCGCGGGTTCATCTCGATGACGACGAGTCGCCCGTCCTTCGGATTGACTGCGAACTGGACGTTCGAACCGCCTGTTTCCACGCCGATTTCACGCAACACTGCGATGCTCGCGTTGCGCATGATCTGATATTCCTTGTCGGTCAGCGTCAGCGCCGGCGCGACGGTGATGGAATCGCCGGTATGGACGCCCATCGGATCGACATTCTCGATCGAGCAGATGATGATGCAGTTGTCGTTCCGGTCCCGGACGACCTCCATCTCATACTCTTTCCACCCGAGCAGCGATTCCTCGATCAGCACCTCGGTGGTCGGCGACGCATCGAGCCCGCTCGCGACGATCGCCATGAACTCGTCGCGGTTGTACGCGATGCCGCCGCCGCTGCCGCCCATCGTGAAGCTCGGCCGGATGATCGCCGGCAGCCCGGTGAACTCCAGCGCCTCCATCGCTTCCGCGAGCGTATGCGCGATCCGCGAGCGCGCGCTTTCCAGCCCGATCTTGTCCATCGCGTCGCGGAACTTCAGCCGGTCCTCGGCCTTGTCGATCGCCTCGGCATCCGCGCCGATCATCTGCACGCCATATTCGGCGAGCGTCCCGTCGTTGAACAGCGCCAGCGCGGTATTGAGCGCGGTCTGCCCGCCCATCGTCGGCAGGACGGCGTCGGGCCGCTCCTTGATGATGATCTTCCGCACGATCTCGGGCGTGATCGGCTCGACATAGGTCGCGTCGGCCAGCTCGGGATCGGTCATGATCGTCGCGGGGTTCGAATTGACGAGGACGATGCGATAGCCCTCCTCCTTCAACGCCTTGATCGCCTGCGTGCCCGAATAATCGAACTCGCACGCCTGGCCGATGACGATGGGTCCTGCGCCGATGACGAGGATCGAGGAGATGTCGGTGCGTTTTGGCATTTTAATTATAGTCCAACCAGATGGCGACAACGATTGCTATGACGGCAAAAATCGAGGCCGCGATGGTGCCCCACTTTGTCCAGTCGAAATGCGATTGCACATCGCCTGGCTGGCGAGAATTGTAGGCCCTGTAGATCATACCATCACCGGGATTGACGGTCGTTGATATGTCATGAGTTCGCTCGACTTCCAGAATACCATTACGGCTGATCTTGTAAGTCATAAGGGGGAAACGGCGCGTAGATATGACCCATCCCTTGATTAGAAGGTCCGCTAAAGCGTTTTCAACGGTTTGAACCGCCACAGGTGGCCTGAAACTAGCGGCGATTGCCTGTGCTGTCATTGGACCGGCCGCCTCATCAAGCTCGTCATGAAGACGCAGTAAGACACTGATGTTTCTATCGGTGTCTTGAGCTCCATTCACCGAAGCGATCCCACAAACCGTTCAAACAGATACAAGCTATCCTGCGGCCCCGGACTTGCCTCGGGATGATACTGCACGCTGAACGCGTTGCGGTCGGTCAGTTCGAGACCCGCATTCGACCCGTCGAACAGCGACACGTGCGTCTCGCGGACGTTGGCGGGCAGGCTGTCGCGCTCGACCGCGAAGCCGTGGTTCATGCTGGTGATCTCGACCGTGCCGTCGGACAGCCGCTTGACCGGATGGTTGGCGCCGCGGTGGCCCTGGAACATCTTGGTCGTCGTCGCGCCGACCGCGAGCGCGAGCAGCTGGTGGCCGAGGCAGATGCCGAACAGCGGCTTGCCCGTCTCCAGCAGCTGGCGGATCACCGGCACGGCGTATTCGCCGGTCGCCGCGGGATCGCCGGGGCCGTTCGACAGGAAGATGCCGTCGGGCTCCAGCGCCATCACCTGCTCGAACGTCGCGGTCGCGGGCACCACCGATACCTTCGACCCCGCATCAGCAAGGTTGCGGAAGATATTGCGCTTGCTGCCGTAATCGATCGCAACGACGTGCGGCTTCTGCTCCCCTCCCGCTTGCGGGAGGGGTTGGGGGAGGGCCTGTCCATCAGCGCCGTCGTTCGGGGACAGGCCCTCCCCTAACCCCTCCCGCAGGCGGGAGGGGGATTCTCCGTAGCCGAAACCCAGCTTCCAGATCCCGCCGTCCCAACCGTAATGCGTCTCGGTCGACACCGCCTTCGCGAGGTCCATCCCCTCGAGCCCCGGCCAGCCGCGCGCCATCTCGACCAGCGCGGGGATGTCGAACTGTCCTTCCGCCGAATGCGCGATCACCGCGTTGGGGGCCCCACCCACCCGGATCCGCCGCGTCAGCGCGCGCGTATCGACGCCCGACAGGCCGATGCGCGCGTGACGCTTCATCCAGCCGTCGAGGTTCTCGACCGCGCGGAAGTTCGACGGCGCGGTGACGTCCTCGCGGACGATGATGCCGAGCGCATGGGGATCGTCCGCCTCGATGTCGTCGGGGTTCGCGCCGACATTGCCGATATGCGGGAAGGTGAAGCAGATCATCTGGCCGGCGAAGGACGGATCGGTCAGCACCTCCTGATAGCCGGTCATCGCGGTGTGGAAGCACACTTCGCCGACCGCGGTGCCTTCGGCGCCCAACCCGCGGCCCCAGATCACGTCACCACTCGCGAGGACCAGGACGCCGGTGGCGCCCCCCGGCTGCTCGGTGGCGCGCATGGCTATTGGCTTGGTGTCGGCCATGAGGCTGGGCACTCCGAAAACTCGATGATGTCGCTAAGCCGCGTCCGCTAAGCCCCCCGCGCCGGAGCGTCAATCTGTTAAACCCGGAAGGGTTGCGCTATCCTCCCGCCCAATCCCGAAACCCCTGAAAGACCGACACATGATTCGCGACGACATCAAGGCTGCCCAGATCACCGCGATGAAGGCGGGCGACAAGGACACGCGAAACACCGTCAGCCTGATCCAGTCCGCGATCAAGAACCGCGACATCGAGGCACGCACCGGCAAGGCGCCCGAGAGCGACGACGCGCTGGTGATCGAGGTGCTGCAGAAGATGGTGAAGCAGCGCCGGGAGTCGATCGACATGTTCACCAAGGGTGGCCGCCAGGAACTGGCCGACGCCGAGACCGCCGAGGTCGCGGTCATCGAACGCTTCCTGCCGCAGCAGATGAGCGAGGCGGCGACGTCGGCCGCGATCGAGGCGATCAAGGCGGAGCTGGGGGCTGCGGGGATGAAGGACATGGGCCGCGTCATGGCGGAACTGAAGGCGCGCCACGCGAGCGAGCTCGACATGAGCAAGGCCAGCGGGCTGGTGAAGGCGGCGTTGTCTTAAGCGGACAGGCCCTCCCCTAACCCCTCCCGCAAGCGGGAGGGGAAGATGACGACTCCCCTCCCGCAGGCCGGAGGGGAATATGATGGCTCCCCTCCCGCCTTTAGGAAGGGCATGCTACCATCGTAGGCGGGCGCAACACACTCCCCTCCCGCCTGCGGGAGGGGTTGGGGGAGGGCATGTCGGACAAAGTCTATAACCGCCCCACAGCCCGCTCTCGCGAATTGCGCGCGAACATAACGTTACCCGAGCAGCGCCTATGGGGGTGCCTCAGCGCGCGGAAGGTTGGCGGCGTACGGTTCAACCGACAGTTCCCTATCGGGCCGTTCGTCTGCGACTTCGTATCGCGCGGCGCGAAGCTCGTGATCGAGGTGGACGGCGACAGCCACGGCCATAGCGAACGTGCCGATGCCGCCCGGACGCGCTACATCGAAGATATGGGATACCGCGTGATTCGCTTCTGGAACAACGACGTCATGGAGCGGCTGGAAGGCGTGGTCGGCGAAAT
This sequence is a window from Sphingomonas ginsenosidivorax. Protein-coding genes within it:
- the carB gene encoding carbamoyl-phosphate synthase large subunit, with the protein product MPKRTDISSILVIGAGPIVIGQACEFDYSGTQAIKALKEEGYRIVLVNSNPATIMTDPELADATYVEPITPEIVRKIIIKERPDAVLPTMGGQTALNTALALFNDGTLAEYGVQMIGADAEAIDKAEDRLKFRDAMDKIGLESARSRIAHTLAEAMEALEFTGLPAIIRPSFTMGGSGGGIAYNRDEFMAIVASGLDASPTTEVLIEESLLGWKEYEMEVVRDRNDNCIIICSIENVDPMGVHTGDSITVAPALTLTDKEYQIMRNASIAVLREIGVETGGSNVQFAVNPKDGRLVVIEMNPRVSRSSALASKATGFPIAKVAAKLAVGYTLDEITNDITGATPASFEPTIDYVVTKIPRFAFEKFKGADNLLGTAMKSVGEVMAIGRSIHESMQKALRGLETGLSGFNQIDHLVGAPRGEIEAALALPTPDRLLVAAQALREGFTVAEIHAITFYDPWFLERIAEIVAAEAEVMKDGLPIDAPGMRRLKAMGFSDKRLAWLALQSANLRGMSRGIARGSGLVHEVVKAMTGGVTEDEVRAHRHKLGVRPVFKRIDTCAAEFEAKTPYMYSTYEAPSFGEPENESEPSARRKVVILGGGPNRIGQGIEFDYCCCHACFALADAGYETIMVNCNPETVSTDYDTSDRLYFEPLTAEDVLEILHTEQQNGELVGVIVQFGGQTPLNLARALEAAGIPILGTTPDAIDLAEDRERFAALITKLGLRQPANGLARSRDEAVAAAERIGYPVLMRPSYVLGGRAMEIVDSLEQLDNYISTAVQVSGDSPVLIDQYLRDAIEVDVDAICDGTDVVVAGVLQHIEEAGVHSGDSACSIPPYSLSAEIIAEIERQTVALAHALSVVGLMNIQFAVKDGLVYLIEVNPRASRTVPFVAKAIGVPIAKLASRVMAGEKLADLPPVDRHIDYYAVKEAVFPFNRFPGVDPVLSPEMKSTGEVMGIDPDFTIAFAKAQLGASTILPKSGTVFVSVKDGDKAIIVEAVKALVETGFTIVATAGTADHLARAGLPVERVNKVAQGRPHIVDRIKDGEIALIFNTTEGWQSLRDSQPIRASALKQRIPYFTTAPAALEAAKAIKALTTRSLEVRPLQSYYSQSHT
- the carA gene encoding glutamine-hydrolyzing carbamoyl-phosphate synthase small subunit, encoding MADTKPIAMRATEQPGGATGVLVLASGDVIWGRGLGAEGTAVGEVCFHTAMTGYQEVLTDPSFAGQMICFTFPHIGNVGANPDDIEADDPHALGIIVREDVTAPSNFRAVENLDGWMKRHARIGLSGVDTRALTRRIRVGGAPNAVIAHSAEGQFDIPALVEMARGWPGLEGMDLAKAVSTETHYGWDGGIWKLGFGYGESPSRLREGLGEGLSPNDGADGQALPQPLPQAGGEQKPHVVAIDYGSKRNIFRNLADAGSKVSVVPATATFEQVMALEPDGIFLSNGPGDPAATGEYAVPVIRQLLETGKPLFGICLGHQLLALAVGATTTKMFQGHRGANHPVKRLSDGTVEITSMNHGFAVERDSLPANVRETHVSLFDGSNAGLELTDRNAFSVQYHPEASPGPQDSLYLFERFVGSLR
- a CDS encoding GatB/YqeY domain-containing protein translates to MIRDDIKAAQITAMKAGDKDTRNTVSLIQSAIKNRDIEARTGKAPESDDALVIEVLQKMVKQRRESIDMFTKGGRQELADAETAEVAVIERFLPQQMSEAATSAAIEAIKAELGAAGMKDMGRVMAELKARHASELDMSKASGLVKAALS
- a CDS encoding endonuclease domain-containing protein yields the protein MSDKVYNRPTARSRELRANITLPEQRLWGCLSARKVGGVRFNRQFPIGPFVCDFVSRGAKLVIEVDGDSHGHSERADAARTRYIEDMGYRVIRFWNNDVMERLEGVVGEIERVLGDSPSPSPSREAGGE